The Thermogemmata fonticola genome has a window encoding:
- a CDS encoding metal-dependent hydrolase: protein MAGFRTHIAVSSGLGVVYGAAAVQPLGFPSEAGLLAALLTAVGGMLPDIDSDTGVPMREMSHLTSVLVPLMLLPRLIPLDLTRETLLAVLLIAYVSVRFFMTYIFRRFTVHRGMFHSIPAMLIAGLAVYLAYGGPDRPLRWLLATGVMLGFLSHLLLDEIFAVDWRGLVPRLKPSAGSALKLYSRSYFATAFCYLLLGGLLYLTLLDHVHGAD, encoded by the coding sequence GTGGCAGGTTTCCGCACACACATAGCTGTTTCGAGTGGTTTGGGCGTCGTTTATGGCGCCGCGGCCGTTCAGCCTCTGGGGTTTCCCAGTGAGGCCGGCTTGCTGGCCGCTCTGCTCACCGCTGTGGGCGGAATGCTTCCGGACATCGACAGCGATACCGGCGTACCGATGCGCGAAATGAGCCACCTGACCTCGGTCCTCGTCCCCTTGATGCTCTTACCCCGTCTAATCCCCTTGGACCTGACGCGTGAAACCCTCTTGGCCGTGCTGCTCATTGCCTACGTGAGTGTGCGATTTTTCATGACCTACATCTTCCGGCGTTTCACCGTACACCGGGGAATGTTCCACAGCATACCCGCCATGCTGATCGCAGGACTGGCGGTTTACTTGGCCTATGGAGGTCCAGATCGCCCCCTCCGCTGGCTGCTGGCTACCGGGGTCATGCTTGGCTTTCTGTCCCACCTGCTTCTGGATGAAATCTTCGCGGTGGATTGGCGGGGGTTGGTACCCCGCCTCAAACCGTCTGCGGGAAGCGCCTTGAAGCTGTACTCCCGCTCCTACTTCGCCACGGCCTTCTGCTACCTTCTTCTAGGCGGTCTGCTCTACCTCACCCTTCTAGATCATGTCCACGGCGCAGATTAG
- the ltaE gene encoding low-specificity L-threonine aldolase: MTTPDHLIDLRSDTVTRPTPGMLAAMMAARVGDDVFGEDPTVRTLEERTAALFGKEAAVFVPSGTMANQIAVRLHCQPQDEALVEATSHIYLWEAGGPAALSGVTCRPIPAPGGQLRVSHLADAIRPNDYHYVRTRLLCLENTHNRGGGTIYPLGEVAQLAAWAREHGLAVHMDGARIWNAMAATGIPAAHWGQYCDTLAVCFSKGLGAPVGSMILGSREQMVQARRYRKLFGGGMRQAGYLAAACLYALDHHIDRLIEDHAHAQQLAQAIADVRGLKLTPPEVQSNLIWFEAEPPWTSAQQVAELLRQRGVLVAVLGPRLLRAVTHLDASAEDCRYAAEVFRSLRPA, translated from the coding sequence GTGACGACTCCCGATCATCTCATCGATCTCCGGAGTGACACGGTGACCCGTCCGACGCCAGGGATGCTGGCGGCGATGATGGCGGCCCGCGTGGGGGACGACGTTTTTGGCGAGGACCCGACGGTTCGGACCCTGGAAGAGCGGACGGCGGCTCTGTTCGGCAAGGAAGCGGCGGTGTTCGTGCCCAGCGGAACGATGGCCAATCAAATTGCCGTGCGCTTGCACTGCCAGCCGCAGGATGAAGCCTTGGTCGAAGCCACCAGTCACATCTACCTGTGGGAAGCTGGCGGACCGGCAGCACTCAGCGGGGTGACCTGCCGGCCGATCCCGGCTCCGGGAGGACAACTTCGCGTCAGCCACCTCGCCGATGCCATCCGCCCGAATGATTACCATTATGTTCGCACTCGCCTGTTGTGCCTGGAGAATACTCACAATCGCGGGGGCGGGACCATTTATCCCCTGGGAGAGGTAGCTCAACTGGCAGCATGGGCTAGAGAGCACGGCCTGGCTGTTCACATGGACGGCGCCCGTATCTGGAATGCGATGGCAGCGACTGGCATCCCGGCAGCTCATTGGGGGCAGTATTGCGACACTCTCGCGGTTTGCTTCAGCAAAGGTTTGGGAGCACCGGTGGGTTCCATGATCCTGGGAAGCCGGGAGCAGATGGTGCAGGCTCGCCGCTATCGTAAACTGTTCGGCGGAGGGATGCGCCAGGCAGGCTACTTGGCGGCGGCTTGCCTTTACGCGCTCGATCACCATATCGACCGGCTGATTGAGGATCACGCCCATGCTCAGCAGCTTGCGCAGGCGATCGCCGATGTGAGAGGCTTGAAGCTCACGCCTCCGGAAGTCCAGAGTAATCTCATCTGGTTTGAAGCGGAGCCGCCTTGGACCTCTGCCCAGCAGGTGGCCGAACTCCTCCGCCAGCGGGGCGTTCTGGTGGCGGTCCTCGGCCCGCGACTGCTCCGTGCCGTGACCCATTTGGACGCCAGCGCTGAGGATTGCCGCTATGCGGCAGAGGTTTTCCGCAGCCTTCGGCCAGCTTGA
- the ung gene encoding uracil-DNA glycosylase, whose amino-acid sequence MGKAFSLALPDDLESGWRAVLEEQTRQSYWENLKAFLASEWQNHTVYPPGEDIFNAFRYTPLSQVRVVLLGQDPYPNPGQAHGLCFSVPPGVSCPASLRNIFRELHSDLGIPSPSHGCLIPWARQGVLLLNTCLTVRAGQPQSHAGRGWEQFTQAVLQVLNAHSHPLVFLLWGNAAQKAAAGIDPRRHHLLKAPHPSPLSAHQGFFGCRPFSRTNAALEQMGLPPIDWRLPATL is encoded by the coding sequence ATGGGGAAAGCGTTTTCGTTAGCTCTGCCGGATGATTTGGAGTCAGGCTGGCGTGCTGTGTTGGAAGAGCAAACCCGGCAGTCCTACTGGGAAAACCTGAAGGCATTTCTGGCATCTGAGTGGCAGAATCATACCGTTTATCCGCCGGGGGAAGATATTTTCAATGCCTTCCGCTACACGCCACTTTCCCAAGTGCGCGTGGTTCTGTTGGGTCAGGACCCCTATCCCAACCCTGGTCAAGCTCACGGCTTGTGCTTTTCGGTGCCTCCCGGTGTGTCTTGTCCGGCTTCACTCCGCAACATTTTCCGGGAGCTACACAGTGATTTAGGTATCCCTTCGCCCTCCCATGGCTGTTTGATCCCCTGGGCGCGGCAGGGTGTGCTGTTGCTCAACACTTGTCTGACGGTGCGCGCAGGCCAACCCCAATCCCATGCTGGTCGGGGTTGGGAACAATTTACCCAGGCCGTGCTCCAGGTCCTCAATGCCCATTCCCATCCTCTAGTCTTTCTCCTGTGGGGAAATGCAGCTCAGAAAGCCGCCGCGGGAATCGACCCGCGACGCCATCATTTGCTAAAGGCACCCCATCCTTCCCCCCTGTCCGCGCATCAAGGTTTTTTTGGCTGCCGTCCTTTCTCCCGGACCAACGCTGCCCTGGAGCAGATGGGTCTTCCCCCGATTGACTGGCGACTGCCCGCTACTCTGTGA
- the secG gene encoding preprotein translocase subunit SecG codes for MALWSVWWLSHLLNLIIILVGLFLMLVVLIQRGKGGGLAGAFGGVGGSSPFGSRAADQFVKITLWVAGVWVLLIMIHVKVVKYDSRELEEQPLVGSVR; via the coding sequence GTGGCCCTGTGGAGTGTGTGGTGGTTGTCCCACTTGCTCAATCTCATCATCATCCTGGTAGGTCTATTTTTGATGCTCGTGGTGTTGATTCAGCGAGGCAAAGGTGGAGGATTGGCCGGCGCCTTTGGAGGTGTGGGCGGCTCCAGTCCCTTCGGTTCGCGAGCGGCGGATCAGTTCGTCAAGATCACCCTATGGGTCGCGGGGGTGTGGGTCTTACTCATCATGATCCATGTCAAGGTGGTCAAATACGACTCGCGGGAACTTGAAGAGCAGCCCTTGGTCGGGTCCGTGCGGTAA
- a CDS encoding dual specificity protein phosphatase family protein — MKVQTMLALGVLLVIAAGPVAFYRHRELHERNFRVVADGILYRSGQLTPAGLDRIIRERGIRTVVSLRKNHERSDGWEEAFCSERGVRHVRIVPRVWAADEEGDIPAEQAVRQFLEVMDHPENYPVLVHCFAGIHRTGTMVAIFRMEYQGWTLEQALAEMHHCGFEPEEMEQDLAAYLRSYTPRRRQQTAPPELLQETSLLRANPRR, encoded by the coding sequence GTGAAAGTGCAGACAATGTTGGCCTTGGGAGTGCTTCTCGTGATAGCAGCGGGTCCGGTGGCCTTCTATCGCCATCGGGAACTCCACGAGCGGAACTTCCGGGTTGTGGCGGATGGTATTCTGTATCGCAGCGGCCAATTGACGCCGGCGGGGCTGGATCGCATCATCCGGGAACGGGGCATCCGCACTGTGGTGAGCTTGCGGAAAAACCACGAGCGTTCCGACGGATGGGAGGAAGCCTTCTGCTCCGAACGAGGTGTTCGGCATGTGCGGATCGTTCCGCGGGTTTGGGCGGCAGATGAGGAGGGGGATATTCCCGCTGAGCAAGCGGTGCGCCAGTTTCTGGAAGTGATGGACCATCCCGAAAATTATCCGGTTCTGGTGCACTGCTTTGCCGGGATCCATCGCACGGGGACCATGGTGGCCATCTTCCGCATGGAATACCAGGGTTGGACCCTGGAACAAGCGCTAGCGGAAATGCACCATTGCGGATTTGAGCCAGAAGAAATGGAACAGGACTTGGCTGCTTACCTCCGCTCGTACACTCCCCGGAGGCGGCAGCAGACTGCCCCGCCGGAGTTGCTCCAGGAAACGTCCCTCCTTCGAGCGAACCCCCGCCGATGA
- a CDS encoding TIGR03066 family protein yields the protein MSRLFSLSLLILSLSTAITLAQEKLDPKKLLGKWEPVDSKLTNLTLEFADKGKWTLTVEIMGKTEKAEGTYKLDGNKLEVTIAFAGQEQKEVLTVKKLTDTEFVTTDSKGKDEAFRRKK from the coding sequence ATGTCACGCTTGTTCAGCCTGAGTCTGCTGATCCTGAGCCTCAGCACCGCCATCACCCTGGCGCAGGAGAAGCTCGACCCGAAGAAGTTGCTCGGCAAATGGGAGCCGGTCGATAGCAAACTGACCAATCTCACGCTCGAGTTCGCGGATAAAGGGAAGTGGACGCTAACCGTCGAGATCATGGGGAAAACGGAAAAAGCCGAGGGAACCTACAAACTGGACGGGAACAAGCTAGAGGTCACCATCGCCTTCGCCGGTCAAGAGCAGAAAGAGGTGCTCACGGTGAAGAAGCTAACCGATACCGAGTTTGTGACCACAGATTCCAAAGGGAAGGATGAAGCCTTTCGGAGAAAGAAATAA
- the gmk gene encoding guanylate kinase, protein MNFIAVSVRDIFAMQTAEPEPVQPGPLIVLSGPSGVGKSTLVERLVATSPWPLRRAITATTRPPRPGEIPGKSYHFWTREEFERAIRNQHLLEWARVFDTDYYGTPRDEVEPYRAKGYGVILVIDVQGAARIRELVPDALHIFLMPPNWETLEQRLRQRGDLSEERLQRRLQTAQTELAAAPHFDVVVINDNLDSALQQVQQAIAPRFAALKSRNTNP, encoded by the coding sequence GTGAACTTCATCGCGGTGTCCGTTCGGGATATTTTTGCGATGCAGACGGCAGAGCCAGAACCGGTCCAACCGGGGCCATTGATCGTCCTGTCCGGTCCCAGCGGCGTGGGAAAATCGACTTTAGTCGAGCGTCTCGTTGCCACCAGTCCCTGGCCTCTGCGGCGGGCGATCACAGCCACCACCCGCCCTCCCCGTCCCGGCGAAATTCCGGGAAAAAGTTACCATTTCTGGACCCGCGAAGAATTTGAACGGGCCATCCGCAACCAGCATCTTTTAGAGTGGGCTCGTGTTTTTGATACGGATTATTACGGTACGCCGCGGGACGAAGTGGAGCCATATCGGGCCAAGGGGTATGGCGTCATTTTGGTTATCGACGTGCAGGGGGCCGCCCGCATCCGCGAACTTGTCCCCGATGCACTGCATATATTTCTTATGCCCCCCAATTGGGAGACGCTGGAACAACGCTTGCGCCAGCGAGGCGATCTGTCGGAGGAGCGGTTGCAGCGCCGCCTGCAAACGGCCCAAACCGAACTAGCCGCCGCGCCTCACTTTGATGTGGTCGTTATCAACGACAACCTTGACTCTGCCTTGCAACAGGTGCAGCAAGCCATCGCTCCCCGCTTCGCCGCCTTGAAATCCCGAAACACCAACCCGTAA
- a CDS encoding PVC-type heme-binding CxxCH protein, with the protein MSQLFRGLWLAGVCLVGLGSFSADVLAQREYGFDNRKGSGQPYLPPQETVARFQVPAEFEVKLFAAEPLVTNPIAFTVDEKGRIWVIECFEYPKRTPKGRAPRDRIVILEDTDGDGVADKRTVFAEGKDFPVPEARRRAGLGAFDLASGIEVGYGGVFVGAPPYLWFIENRGDKPGRFEVLLEGFGSQDTHETLNTFQWGPDGWLYGLHGIFTQSEVRPAQAAANTPPVRLNAAVWRYHPRSKRFEIFAEGTSNPWGMDWRNSDGQFILCCCVIPHLYHIVPGGIYQRQAGASYHPYVYGYLREICDHTFHKESGWAHAGLISLDVPHFPPRFQNSVIFGSIHGCSIKQNILESRGSTYLARRGEDFLRSGDKNFRPINLKWGPWGDIYVIDWHDQHPCHQTHPDDWDYDHGRIYRIQLRGTAGRRADDLGRLDGTALLREALSDHPYRWRTALRLLYELPAERKPAWTEAERLDLFRRHPLRRVWIAQALTRSAAQEPAEFAPDHPSSQNAPPEVLAWQVRFLAESSKISDKVMAKVASWAAKQPSATVRRELASAALRWADQSDVTPLLRALLAHKEDARDPVIPQLLWLTYEKLLSQQMRRDATSTTPSNQQDSPPGSNDSSQRRPEAAPAGVGDFSGEGRQAAPAVEPSVPPGEKEVEKELAWLAQQSPGNDLIREQMVPRVMRRLAASGRREHLQRCLDFVQQVADRTTREKALEGLMAALDKQVVPPPANWPAVREELLRSQHPPFLTAVQRLSVSFRDPRAVQQALQTLQEEGQAVPARIEAIRQLALLQPAEGVPVLLRLAVQGGQEMVAVEAVRALAAYSGPEVAHGLLRSWPRQTPGVRAETLQTLASRKEWARMLLQHVAQGTIERTALTDNVILRLQAFQDKELDALIEKHWGRTRPTPAELAQLIERTRTALEQAPASFLRGRKVFENQCAKCHKFEGQGAEVGPALDGAGRDIDYILVNVLDPNRVIGAPYFVRTVVTHDDIVFQGILAEEDDQSITLKLEGGAFKTIRKANIAEVRIAEKSLMPEGLSNNMSLQEFRDLIRYLMAHPFITEGRVNGETVAVGVSGRFVLRPGSEGKGKAILEATFTATAALETRLLIGSAAPYEIFLDGQRIGRGTGAAGRVRPDMDAIPVRLSAGKHTVTVRLESVAPQGSPLYLRFLDPDRKLRYPDMLPNRP; encoded by the coding sequence ATGTCCCAGTTGTTTCGCGGGTTGTGGTTGGCAGGTGTATGCCTGGTGGGTCTGGGCAGTTTTTCTGCCGATGTTTTGGCCCAGCGGGAGTATGGATTTGATAACCGCAAGGGTTCAGGCCAGCCGTACCTTCCGCCGCAGGAGACGGTCGCGCGCTTTCAGGTGCCTGCGGAGTTTGAGGTGAAGTTGTTCGCGGCGGAGCCGTTGGTGACGAATCCCATCGCCTTCACGGTCGATGAGAAGGGCCGGATTTGGGTCATCGAATGCTTCGAGTATCCCAAGCGGACGCCGAAGGGGCGAGCGCCGCGGGATCGGATCGTGATCCTGGAAGATACGGATGGGGATGGTGTGGCTGATAAGCGCACCGTTTTCGCGGAGGGTAAAGATTTTCCAGTTCCCGAAGCGCGTCGGCGCGCCGGTTTGGGGGCTTTTGACCTGGCCAGCGGTATCGAGGTGGGATACGGGGGAGTCTTTGTCGGTGCCCCCCCTTACCTGTGGTTCATCGAGAATCGCGGTGACAAGCCGGGGCGTTTCGAGGTGTTGCTGGAAGGGTTCGGCAGCCAGGATACCCATGAAACGCTTAACACGTTCCAGTGGGGTCCGGATGGCTGGTTGTATGGCTTGCATGGCATCTTTACGCAGTCCGAGGTGCGGCCGGCTCAGGCGGCGGCCAATACGCCTCCGGTGCGCCTCAATGCCGCCGTCTGGCGTTACCATCCCCGCTCGAAACGGTTCGAGATTTTTGCGGAGGGGACAAGCAACCCGTGGGGTATGGACTGGCGCAATAGCGACGGCCAATTTATTCTTTGCTGCTGCGTGATTCCCCACTTGTATCACATCGTACCGGGAGGGATTTATCAGCGGCAGGCGGGTGCCAGCTACCACCCCTACGTGTACGGCTATCTGCGGGAAATTTGCGATCACACCTTCCATAAAGAGAGCGGTTGGGCCCATGCGGGTTTGATCAGTCTGGATGTGCCCCATTTTCCTCCGCGCTTTCAGAACAGTGTCATCTTCGGCTCCATCCACGGGTGTAGTATCAAGCAGAATATCCTGGAGTCGCGGGGAAGCACCTATCTGGCCCGGCGCGGCGAGGATTTCCTGCGTTCGGGAGACAAAAACTTCCGCCCGATCAATCTCAAATGGGGTCCGTGGGGCGATATTTACGTCATTGACTGGCACGATCAGCATCCTTGTCACCAGACCCATCCCGATGACTGGGATTATGACCACGGGCGGATTTACCGGATTCAATTGCGGGGAACGGCTGGGCGACGCGCGGACGATCTGGGCCGATTGGACGGAACAGCCCTGCTGCGGGAAGCCCTGTCGGATCATCCCTATCGCTGGCGGACCGCCTTGCGCCTGCTTTACGAGTTGCCCGCGGAGCGCAAACCCGCCTGGACCGAGGCCGAACGCCTGGACCTGTTCCGCCGCCATCCGCTTCGCCGGGTCTGGATTGCCCAAGCCTTAACTCGCTCTGCGGCGCAGGAACCGGCGGAGTTCGCGCCGGACCATCCATCCTCTCAGAACGCACCGCCGGAAGTGCTCGCCTGGCAGGTCCGGTTCCTAGCAGAGTCCAGCAAAATTAGTGACAAGGTAATGGCAAAAGTGGCGAGTTGGGCTGCAAAACAACCCTCAGCCACGGTGCGGCGGGAACTGGCTTCCGCGGCTCTGCGCTGGGCGGATCAGAGCGATGTCACTCCCCTGCTGCGAGCCTTGTTGGCCCATAAGGAGGACGCCCGCGATCCGGTCATCCCACAACTGCTTTGGCTGACCTACGAGAAGCTGCTCAGTCAGCAGATGCGGCGGGATGCGACCTCGACTACGCCCTCAAATCAGCAGGACTCTCCCCCTGGCTCGAACGATAGTAGCCAGCGGCGTCCAGAGGCAGCGCCCGCCGGAGTTGGTGATTTCTCCGGCGAAGGTCGCCAAGCAGCGCCAGCCGTGGAGCCGTCGGTTCCCCCTGGGGAGAAGGAAGTGGAGAAAGAGTTGGCGTGGCTAGCTCAGCAGTCGCCGGGCAATGACTTGATCCGAGAGCAGATGGTACCGCGGGTCATGCGGCGCCTGGCAGCCAGCGGTCGGCGGGAACATTTGCAGCGCTGCCTCGATTTCGTGCAACAGGTGGCGGATCGGACCACGCGCGAAAAGGCCTTGGAAGGACTGATGGCGGCGTTGGACAAGCAAGTGGTTCCGCCACCGGCCAACTGGCCGGCCGTCCGAGAAGAATTGCTCCGTAGCCAGCACCCGCCGTTCCTCACGGCAGTCCAGCGATTGTCTGTGAGCTTCCGCGATCCCCGTGCGGTGCAACAGGCTCTGCAAACCTTGCAGGAGGAAGGGCAGGCGGTACCGGCGCGGATCGAGGCGATCCGGCAACTGGCTCTGTTACAACCGGCGGAGGGGGTACCCGTCTTGTTGCGCTTAGCCGTTCAGGGCGGGCAGGAGATGGTAGCCGTGGAGGCGGTGCGCGCTCTGGCGGCGTACTCCGGCCCGGAAGTGGCCCACGGTTTGCTCCGCTCCTGGCCGCGCCAGACACCAGGGGTGCGGGCGGAAACCCTGCAAACACTCGCCAGCCGCAAGGAATGGGCCAGAATGCTGCTCCAGCACGTGGCGCAGGGAACCATCGAGCGGACTGCTCTGACGGACAATGTCATCCTCCGCTTGCAAGCCTTCCAGGACAAGGAACTCGATGCCTTGATCGAGAAACACTGGGGGCGCACCCGTCCCACCCCTGCGGAGCTGGCTCAACTCATCGAGCGGACCCGCACCGCTTTGGAGCAAGCCCCCGCCTCCTTCCTGCGGGGTCGCAAGGTATTTGAAAACCAATGTGCCAAATGCCACAAATTTGAGGGCCAAGGCGCAGAGGTGGGACCCGCTCTCGACGGCGCGGGACGCGACATCGATTACATCCTCGTCAACGTACTCGACCCCAATCGCGTCATCGGCGCTCCCTACTTCGTCCGCACCGTCGTCACGCACGACGACATCGTCTTCCAGGGCATTCTGGCAGAAGAGGATGACCAAAGCATTACCTTGAAGCTGGAAGGCGGCGCCTTCAAGACCATCCGCAAGGCCAACATCGCCGAAGTACGCATCGCCGAGAAGTCGCTCATGCCGGAAGGCTTGAGCAACAACATGAGTCTCCAGGAGTTCCGGGACCTGATCCGCTACCTGATGGCGCATCCCTTCATCACCGAAGGCCGAGTCAATGGCGAAACCGTGGCGGTGGGAGTATCCGGGCGCTTTGTCCTACGTCCCGGCAGCGAGGGTAAGGGGAAGGCCATTCTGGAAGCGACCTTTACGGCCACAGCAGCTCTGGAGACGCGCCTGCTCATCGGTTCCGCTGCGCCTTACGAAATCTTTCTGGACGGCCAGCGGATTGGTCGAGGGACGGGTGCCGCCGGGCGTGTTCGTCCCGATATGGATGCCATTCCGGTACGGCTCTCCGCCGGGAAGCACACGGTGACCGTCCGCCTTGAGTCTGTGGCGCCTCAGGGCAGTCCGTTGTATCTACGCTTCCTCGATCCCGATCGCAAACTCCGCTATCCCGATATGCTTCCGAACCGGCCCTGA
- the aroC gene encoding chorismate synthase, translating to MAGNTFGTLFRVTTAGVSHGPGYLCIIDGCPAGLELSVADLLPDLARRRPGQSKLTTQRDEADLPEIWSGVFEGKTDGTPIGILFRNSDSRSSDYAEIRETYRPGHADYTFEAKYGRRDYRGGGRSSARETICRVAAGAVAKKLLARAGIRILGYVIQIGPIRATIPDPTRLTLEQIEASPTRCPDPQAARQMEELIESVRKDRDSIGGVCELVAVGVPPGLGEPVFDKLKADLAKALLSLPAVVGFEYGSGFAAAAMRGSEHNDAFLPAARPYPPPADPNIPPLASETNRHGGMLGGISSGQPILCRVALKPTSSIPRPQRTVTRSGQPTQLLVKGRHDPCLLPRFVVMGEAMLALVLADHWLRAQCNRLDQLPAAPAPVPSQEQHS from the coding sequence ATGGCAGGTAACACGTTCGGGACACTGTTTCGCGTGACCACAGCAGGGGTCAGCCACGGCCCCGGCTATCTCTGCATTATTGACGGCTGCCCGGCAGGACTGGAGCTATCCGTAGCGGACCTGCTCCCGGACCTCGCACGCCGTCGTCCCGGCCAGAGCAAACTCACCACCCAGCGGGACGAAGCCGACCTCCCGGAAATCTGGTCCGGTGTCTTTGAGGGCAAGACCGACGGCACTCCTATCGGTATTCTGTTCCGCAACAGCGATTCCCGCAGCAGCGATTACGCCGAAATCCGGGAGACCTACCGGCCAGGGCATGCGGATTATACCTTCGAGGCAAAGTACGGCCGGCGCGACTATCGCGGAGGAGGGCGGAGTAGCGCTCGGGAGACGATCTGCCGAGTCGCGGCCGGGGCTGTGGCCAAAAAACTGCTGGCACGTGCAGGAATCCGCATCCTCGGTTACGTCATTCAGATTGGACCGATCCGCGCAACAATTCCGGACCCCACCCGCCTCACTCTCGAACAGATTGAAGCTTCCCCGACACGCTGCCCGGACCCGCAGGCTGCCCGGCAGATGGAAGAGTTGATCGAATCGGTCCGCAAGGATCGTGATTCCATCGGCGGGGTCTGCGAGTTGGTGGCCGTGGGTGTCCCGCCCGGATTAGGCGAGCCGGTCTTCGACAAACTCAAAGCCGACCTGGCCAAAGCCCTGCTCTCTTTGCCCGCGGTGGTTGGTTTCGAGTATGGCTCCGGGTTTGCGGCAGCAGCCATGCGCGGCAGTGAGCATAACGATGCCTTTCTGCCCGCCGCTCGGCCGTATCCCCCACCAGCCGACCCGAACATCCCCCCCTTGGCGAGCGAGACCAACCGCCACGGCGGCATGCTCGGCGGCATTTCCAGCGGCCAACCTATCCTGTGCCGAGTGGCTCTTAAGCCGACCAGTTCAATTCCTCGCCCGCAGCGGACCGTTACCCGCAGCGGCCAGCCGACGCAGTTGCTCGTCAAAGGCCGCCATGACCCCTGCCTCTTGCCACGCTTCGTCGTCATGGGGGAAGCCATGCTGGCTTTGGTTCTGGCCGACCACTGGCTCCGTGCCCAATGCAACCGCCTGGATCAGCTTCCGGCTGCCCCCGCCCCCGTGCCATCACAGGAACAACACTCCTGA
- a CDS encoding YicC/YloC family endoribonuclease — protein MTGFGAARQEHSGRAAAVEVRSLNNRYLKVVVRGDDPYPMYEAEIERVVRRWVRRGTITVHITVERPTLPALRWPADTLRACLVELRQICQSAGCPEAFPHLTSGLLLLPGLVTTSPYLGTPPADEWSLVESTLEAALERLCDMRQREGQAMAEDLLHIHHQLHAELARVQQRLPQVKEDYQQRLRERVRQLLGEAAVPVEETHLLREVALFAERSDVSEEVARLQAHLDQFADLVRQGREAGRKLEFLVQEMGREANTLGAKAADVTVSRHVVEIKALLEKARELVQNIE, from the coding sequence ATGACTGGTTTCGGGGCGGCACGTCAGGAACACTCCGGACGAGCCGCAGCAGTGGAGGTTCGTAGCCTCAACAACCGCTATTTGAAGGTGGTGGTGCGCGGCGATGACCCCTACCCGATGTACGAGGCGGAAATCGAACGGGTTGTCCGGCGATGGGTCCGTCGGGGTACGATTACGGTTCACATCACTGTAGAGCGGCCCACGCTGCCGGCCCTCCGTTGGCCAGCAGATACTCTCCGAGCATGTTTGGTGGAACTCCGCCAGATTTGCCAAAGCGCCGGTTGTCCCGAAGCCTTCCCGCATTTGACTAGCGGTCTGCTCCTGCTTCCCGGCCTGGTCACGACCTCTCCTTATCTCGGCACTCCCCCGGCGGATGAATGGTCGCTGGTCGAATCCACACTCGAAGCCGCCCTGGAACGGCTCTGCGACATGCGGCAGCGCGAGGGGCAAGCCATGGCGGAGGACCTGCTCCACATCCACCACCAATTGCATGCGGAATTGGCACGCGTGCAGCAACGTCTGCCCCAAGTGAAAGAGGACTACCAGCAGCGACTGCGGGAACGCGTCCGGCAACTGCTCGGCGAAGCCGCGGTCCCGGTGGAGGAAACCCATCTGCTCCGGGAGGTGGCCCTATTCGCGGAACGCAGCGACGTGAGCGAGGAAGTGGCACGCTTGCAAGCTCATTTGGATCAATTCGCCGACCTCGTGCGCCAAGGGCGGGAAGCGGGCCGCAAACTGGAATTCCTCGTTCAGGAAATGGGGCGGGAAGCGAATACCTTGGGAGCCAAAGCCGCGGATGTCACCGTCTCCCGGCATGTGGTGGAAATCAAAGCCCTGCTGGAAAAGGCCCGCGAACTCGTGCAGAACATCGAGTGA